The Kitasatospora setae KM-6054 genome contains a region encoding:
- a CDS encoding SDR family NAD(P)-dependent oxidoreductase produces the protein MTVYPSTEQPLSRLPLQGRTALVTGAATGIGAAISRALASAGAAVAVAHLAQIPQARAVLGDVRREGRAGIEVSADLTEPDAVRALASQVESELGPVGILVNCAGAYPRVAWQTLDEAQWAAAIETNLTIHYRTCAAVSPGMVARGWGRIINIGSVNARAGRAGLTAYSAAKAGLLGLTRSLARELGPDGITVNAVVPGAIQVEAENALPPEHRVQPEEQIRRQCIPRRGRPEDVAAAVAFLASPAASFTTGQSLHIDGGWLLH, from the coding sequence ATGACCGTGTACCCGTCGACTGAACAGCCCCTCTCCCGGCTGCCGCTCCAGGGCCGCACCGCGCTGGTGACCGGCGCCGCGACCGGCATCGGGGCGGCGATCAGCCGGGCCCTGGCCTCCGCCGGGGCGGCCGTCGCCGTCGCCCACCTCGCGCAGATCCCGCAGGCCCGCGCCGTCCTCGGCGACGTCCGCCGCGAAGGCAGGGCCGGCATCGAGGTGAGCGCCGACCTCACCGAGCCGGACGCGGTGCGGGCGCTCGCCAGCCAGGTGGAGAGCGAACTCGGCCCGGTCGGCATCCTGGTGAACTGCGCCGGGGCCTACCCGCGCGTCGCGTGGCAGACCCTCGACGAAGCGCAGTGGGCCGCCGCGATCGAGACCAACTTGACGATCCACTACCGGACTTGTGCCGCCGTCAGCCCCGGTATGGTGGCGCGGGGGTGGGGCCGGATCATCAACATCGGCTCCGTCAACGCGAGGGCGGGCCGGGCCGGGCTGACGGCCTACAGCGCGGCGAAGGCCGGGCTGCTCGGCCTCACCCGGTCGCTGGCGCGCGAGCTGGGCCCGGACGGGATCACCGTCAACGCGGTGGTGCCCGGGGCGATCCAGGTCGAGGCGGAGAACGCTCTCCCGCCGGAGCACCGAGTCCAGCCGGAGGAGCAGATCCGCCGGCAGTGCATCCCGCGCCGGGGCCGGCCGGAGGACGTCGCCGCGGCGGTCGCCTTCCTCGCCAGCCCCGCCGCGTCGTTCACCACCGGTCAGTCGTTGCACATCGACGGGGGTTGGCTCCTCCACTGA
- a CDS encoding NUDIX domain-containing protein: MANTLPDRDAAVVVARDDHGRIAVLNAPFPLHGGEYLFLPGGRAEGGESPGDCARRELREEAGIIAKTWTPLGSYAIVPGSTARLHLFEARDLTVGAQQLADDENDFTLTWWSMEDALAAVHEGRFLLQGGPLALLLADRQPVAA; this comes from the coding sequence ATGGCCAACACGTTGCCCGACCGCGATGCGGCCGTGGTCGTCGCCCGCGACGACCACGGCCGCATCGCGGTGCTGAACGCCCCGTTCCCGCTGCACGGCGGCGAGTACCTGTTCCTGCCCGGCGGGCGCGCCGAGGGCGGCGAGTCGCCCGGGGATTGCGCGAGGCGGGAGCTTCGCGAGGAGGCCGGCATCATCGCCAAGACCTGGACGCCCCTCGGCTCGTACGCCATCGTGCCCGGCTCCACTGCCCGCCTCCACCTGTTCGAGGCCCGGGACCTGACCGTCGGCGCGCAGCAGCTCGCGGACGACGAGAACGACTTCACGCTGACGTGGTGGTCGATGGAGGACGCGCTCGCGGCGGTCCACGAAGGACGGTTCCTGCTCCAGGGCGGCCCGCTGGCGCTGCTCCTCGCGGATCGGCAGCCGGTGGCGGCCTGA
- a CDS encoding STM4013/SEN3800 family hydrolase, producing the protein MIDAAEHIRAGRGILFVTLDSLRYDVARAAMHAGDTPRLGGLLPGGQWEERRTPGTFTLPAHIAFFSGFLPKLPQPQQPPRLWECRPPAFKTVDPGTFVFDAPNLLVGLGQHGYRTVCVGGVTYFSRETPLGAVLPGMFDEDYWRPEFCSPEPDSTRYQVEHALELAGTRQDRPLFLFVNVSATHVPHGHYLGNSSDSWASQAAALAYADEHLGNLIDGLTGLGRWLVILCADHGDAFGDDGYHGRGIVHPAVTNVPFACMVV; encoded by the coding sequence ATGATCGACGCCGCCGAACACATCAGAGCGGGGCGCGGCATCCTGTTCGTCACCCTGGACTCGCTGCGGTACGACGTCGCCCGCGCCGCGATGCACGCCGGCGACACCCCGCGCCTCGGCGGGCTGCTGCCGGGCGGCCAGTGGGAGGAGCGCCGGACGCCGGGGACGTTCACCCTGCCCGCCCACATCGCGTTCTTCTCCGGCTTCCTGCCCAAGCTCCCGCAGCCGCAGCAGCCCCCGCGGCTGTGGGAGTGCCGCCCGCCGGCGTTCAAGACGGTCGACCCGGGCACCTTCGTGTTCGACGCGCCGAACCTCCTCGTGGGGCTCGGCCAGCACGGCTACCGCACGGTGTGCGTCGGCGGGGTGACGTACTTCTCCAGGGAGACGCCGCTCGGGGCGGTACTGCCCGGCATGTTCGACGAGGACTACTGGCGGCCGGAGTTCTGCTCCCCCGAGCCCGACTCCACCCGCTACCAGGTCGAGCACGCCTTGGAGCTGGCCGGCACCAGGCAGGACCGGCCGCTGTTCCTCTTCGTCAACGTGTCGGCGACGCACGTCCCCCACGGTCACTACCTGGGCAACAGCTCCGACAGCTGGGCGTCACAGGCCGCCGCGCTCGCCTACGCGGACGAGCACCTGGGGAACCTGATCGACGGCCTGACCGGCCTGGGGAGGTGGCTGGTCATCCTGTGCGCCGACCACGGCGACGCCTTCGGTGACGACGGCTACCACGGGCGCGGGATCGTCCACCCGGCGGTGACGAACGTGCCGTTCGCCTGCATGGTGGTCTGA
- a CDS encoding nucleotidyltransferase domain-containing protein produces the protein MGGWWWEHGPVEEVADVLASSYLERVRRLGDAQVRLVDRGIPMLEATLAATVAVREGLSADAAAGRALKLLEPFRADLAGAEAAEFGVLLLHHEDPEVGTARALSHEKSVTPGYAAYQRHLHTQLHRLAADGRWSNVIVVNGRPVVEVQDELRQLVHPVVPTVPARALPGVRIVALGGLSECGKSSAGEYLRVQHGHARLKIGYLLEEAARWAGVADPYRLHPVVRAELLVDALDRYCAAHHFLDRVTVESLHEYDSTAELRRMLGDQLSIVYLDAEPEVRARRGTAGPLDVVDRDEVKVSRGADRIAGLAHLVVDNNGSRLRLERQLDMVALGSRWPLRTPTVAPVNTLGLPVNLEAYLSALLDRTTVQQPPVIDLLAVTGSGARGKYQRGWSDLDVFVIADPAGTAELRRVLEQLEADLGGVKLGLTVLTEGECRSGMVTSRLLHVLALLGSGSLAAQWCRPGLVLPAPDLTADVAASVKAGVQGAVEIRRQLLKGAPDLRALYKVTALLAKVMLRFDGVEVSADDDALAALLGQAAGAGPRLVNEDRSDRDQAVALAELELVRDARRKREQAVVLAELVLGHWLATTALPAGGR, from the coding sequence ATGGGCGGCTGGTGGTGGGAGCACGGGCCGGTGGAGGAGGTCGCCGACGTCCTGGCCAGCTCCTACCTGGAGCGCGTCCGCCGGCTCGGCGACGCCCAGGTGCGCCTCGTCGACCGGGGCATCCCGATGCTGGAGGCGACCCTCGCCGCGACCGTCGCCGTCCGGGAGGGCCTGAGCGCCGACGCGGCGGCGGGCCGGGCGCTCAAGCTGCTGGAGCCGTTCCGCGCGGACCTCGCCGGGGCGGAGGCCGCCGAGTTCGGCGTGCTGCTCCTCCACCACGAGGACCCGGAGGTCGGCACGGCCCGGGCGCTGTCGCACGAGAAGTCGGTGACGCCGGGGTACGCGGCGTACCAGCGGCACCTGCACACCCAGCTTCACCGCCTGGCCGCCGACGGCCGGTGGTCGAACGTCATCGTGGTCAACGGGCGGCCGGTCGTCGAGGTCCAGGACGAGCTGCGCCAGCTCGTCCACCCGGTGGTGCCGACCGTTCCGGCGCGGGCGCTGCCCGGCGTCCGGATCGTCGCCCTCGGCGGGCTGTCCGAGTGCGGCAAGAGCAGCGCCGGGGAGTACCTGAGGGTGCAGCACGGGCACGCCCGACTCAAGATCGGTTACCTGTTGGAGGAGGCCGCCCGGTGGGCCGGGGTCGCCGACCCGTACCGGCTCCACCCGGTGGTGCGGGCGGAGCTGCTGGTCGATGCCCTCGACCGGTACTGCGCGGCGCACCACTTCCTGGACCGGGTCACCGTCGAGTCGCTGCACGAGTACGACAGCACGGCGGAGCTGCGCCGGATGCTGGGCGACCAGCTCTCGATCGTCTACCTTGACGCGGAGCCGGAGGTCCGGGCGCGGCGCGGTACGGCCGGCCCGCTCGACGTGGTTGACCGGGACGAGGTGAAGGTGTCGCGCGGGGCCGACCGGATCGCCGGCCTCGCGCACCTGGTGGTCGACAACAACGGCTCCCGGCTGCGGCTGGAGCGGCAGCTCGACATGGTCGCCCTCGGCTCCCGGTGGCCGCTGCGGACGCCGACCGTCGCGCCGGTCAACACCCTCGGCCTGCCGGTGAACCTGGAGGCGTACCTGTCGGCGCTGCTGGACCGCACCACCGTGCAGCAGCCCCCGGTGATCGACCTGCTGGCCGTCACCGGCAGCGGCGCCCGTGGCAAGTACCAGCGCGGCTGGTCCGACCTCGACGTGTTCGTGATCGCCGACCCGGCGGGCACCGCCGAGTTGCGGCGGGTGCTGGAGCAGTTGGAGGCCGACCTCGGCGGGGTGAAGCTCGGTCTGACCGTGCTCACCGAAGGCGAGTGCCGCAGCGGCATGGTGACGTCGCGTCTGCTGCACGTCCTCGCTCTCCTCGGCTCCGGGTCGCTGGCCGCGCAGTGGTGCCGGCCGGGCCTGGTGCTGCCCGCGCCGGACCTCACGGCGGACGTCGCCGCGTCGGTGAAGGCCGGTGTGCAGGGTGCGGTGGAGATCCGCCGTCAGCTGCTCAAGGGTGCGCCGGACCTGCGGGCCCTGTACAAGGTCACCGCGCTGCTGGCGAAGGTCATGCTGCGGTTCGACGGGGTCGAGGTGTCGGCGGACGACGACGCGCTGGCCGCGCTCCTCGGCCAGGCGGCGGGGGCGGGGCCGCGGCTGGTGAACGAGGACCGCAGCGACCGGGACCAGGCCGTCGCCCTCGCGGAGCTGGAGCTGGTCCGCGACGCCCGCCGGAAGCGGGAGCAGGCGGTCGTCCTCGCGGAGCTGGTGCTGGGGCACTGGCTGGCGACCACGGCCCTGCCCGCCGGTGGCCGGTGA
- a CDS encoding NAD(P)/FAD-dependent oxidoreductase: MSTTERPRILIVGGGYVGLYAAMRILKKMRYGEATVTVVDPRSYMTYLPFLPEAAGGNVAPRNLVAPLRSALKKAEVLTGHVTEVDHARKVATIQPAAGDSYELPFEYLVVATGSVSRTFPIPGLAEHGIGMKTVEEAISLRNHVMAQLDKAESTTDEDVRRKALTFVVIGGGFAGIETVAEIEDMARDAAKIYKTVSRDDMRFVVVEAANRILPEMGPDLGLWTKGRLEERDIEVYIETSMDSCVDQHVVLKNGMEFDASTIVWTAGVKPNPVVNRFGLPLGPRGHVDTAATLQVQGFDYVWSAGDNAQVPDLAAGEGAWCPPNAQHAVRQAAVLGDNVIAGMRGFPQAEYKHKNLGAVAGLGLHKGVAILFGKVKLKGRLAWWFHRGYHGAMVPTMNRKIRVFTDWTLAMFLKRETVGLSEMEKPFDAFQEATAPAPKPAAAAAPEKELAASK; encoded by the coding sequence ATGAGCACCACGGAGCGTCCTCGCATCCTCATTGTCGGCGGTGGTTACGTCGGCCTGTATGCCGCGATGCGCATCCTCAAGAAGATGCGTTACGGCGAAGCGACCGTCACGGTCGTCGACCCGCGGTCGTACATGACGTACCTGCCCTTCCTTCCCGAGGCGGCCGGCGGCAACGTCGCCCCCCGCAACCTCGTCGCACCGCTGCGCAGCGCCCTGAAGAAGGCGGAGGTGCTCACCGGTCACGTGACCGAGGTGGACCACGCCCGCAAGGTCGCCACCATCCAGCCCGCGGCCGGCGACTCCTACGAACTGCCCTTCGAGTACCTGGTCGTCGCGACCGGCTCGGTGTCCCGCACCTTCCCGATCCCGGGTCTGGCGGAGCACGGCATCGGCATGAAGACGGTCGAGGAGGCGATCAGCCTCCGCAACCACGTCATGGCGCAGCTCGACAAGGCCGAGTCCACCACGGACGAGGACGTCCGGCGCAAGGCCCTGACCTTCGTGGTCATCGGCGGTGGCTTCGCCGGCATCGAGACCGTCGCCGAGATCGAGGACATGGCGCGCGACGCCGCCAAGATCTACAAGACCGTCAGCCGGGACGACATGCGCTTCGTCGTGGTGGAGGCGGCCAACCGCATCCTCCCCGAGATGGGCCCCGACCTCGGCCTGTGGACCAAGGGCCGGCTGGAGGAGCGCGACATCGAGGTCTACATCGAGACCTCGATGGACTCCTGCGTCGACCAGCACGTGGTGCTGAAGAACGGCATGGAGTTCGACGCCTCCACCATCGTGTGGACCGCCGGCGTCAAGCCCAACCCGGTCGTCAACCGCTTCGGCCTCCCGCTCGGCCCGCGCGGCCACGTGGACACCGCGGCGACCCTCCAGGTCCAGGGCTTCGACTACGTGTGGTCGGCCGGCGACAACGCCCAGGTCCCCGACCTGGCCGCCGGCGAGGGCGCCTGGTGCCCGCCGAACGCGCAGCACGCCGTCCGGCAGGCCGCCGTCCTCGGTGACAACGTCATCGCGGGCATGCGCGGCTTCCCGCAGGCCGAGTACAAGCACAAGAACCTCGGCGCGGTGGCCGGCCTCGGCCTGCACAAGGGCGTGGCGATCCTGTTCGGCAAGGTCAAGCTGAAGGGCCGCCTGGCCTGGTGGTTCCACCGCGGCTACCACGGCGCGATGGTCCCGACCATGAACCGCAAGATCCGGGTCTTCACCGACTGGACCCTGGCGATGTTCCTCAAGCGCGAGACGGTCGGCCTCTCCGAGATGGAGAAGCCGTTCGACGCCTTCCAGGAGGCGACCGCTCCCGCCCCGAAGCCGGCCGCCGCGGCCGCGCCGGAGAAGGAACTCGCCGCCAGCAAGTAG
- a CDS encoding ATP-binding protein produces MRSAITYLCTDDKVSRPLLAGWCEQRAAAESVQVTETVLDTDALLPPAERPGWKHVMALVAGGHVAMIVTLDRTMLVVGRKDWDRLAASVAAHGGVLVTHRTPAPSFPPTDGVQQQLSPVPAAPPTVELVANAARHSPPGTHHAALRLAPDGTALVMEAHDLSRAAPYVPAGARADEVREKGRGLLIVSGPGRELGMGADLRRQEGLDAAATDHTPCPRTRSTPSRARPTR; encoded by the coding sequence ATGCGCAGCGCCATCACCTACCTCTGCACCGACGACAAGGTCAGCCGCCCCCTCTTGGCGGGGTGGTGTGAGCAGCGCGCCGCTGCCGAGAGCGTCCAGGTGACCGAGACCGTCCTTGACACCGACGCCCTGCTCCCGCCGGCCGAGCGCCCCGGCTGGAAGCACGTGATGGCACTCGTGGCCGGTGGTCACGTCGCGATGATCGTGACCCTCGACCGCACGATGCTCGTCGTCGGCCGCAAGGACTGGGACCGGCTCGCGGCCTCCGTCGCCGCGCACGGAGGCGTTCTGGTCACCCATCGGACACCCGCGCCCTCGTTCCCGCCCACGGACGGAGTTCAGCAGCAGCTCTCGCCCGTCCCCGCTGCCCCTCCCACGGTGGAGCTGGTCGCCAACGCGGCGCGGCACAGTCCGCCCGGCACGCACCACGCTGCTCTCCGTCTGGCGCCGGACGGCACGGCCCTGGTGATGGAGGCGCACGACCTGAGCCGCGCGGCGCCGTACGTCCCGGCCGGCGCCCGCGCCGACGAAGTCCGGGAGAAGGGCCGCGGGCTGCTCATCGTCTCCGGCCCTGGCCGAGAACTGGGGATGGGTGCCGACCTCCGGCGGCAAGAAGGTCTGGACGCAGCTGCCACTGACCACACCCCGTGCCCCCGTACCCGAAGTACGCCGAGCAGGGCGCGCCCCACGCGGTGA
- a CDS encoding helix-turn-helix domain-containing protein, whose product MMEIQAIGELLLRCRKNAGRSRPEQAKHVETFFGKWFDPERIKRWETGKRIPTSTDFQLIVDAYGISLEEVQAAVAYSRRARRLDQMPDLVEEPEEDEVERRTFISGLALVTGLAAEPWGRLAAALDGGPVDKTTTARLVENTAEMFTAEEHMPARLLAARLSTHLDTITSLLPNAGAHQRELMIAAGEAAALAGWVHWDLGDHRTAMKYYNTAALAGRRAGHGAVNALVLGYTSYGVGPDKARQMLTAAQEQVRGPGYATARAWLCAREAEEAAAVGDQEAAVRALDRAATAFDYANPAGEQAWVAFFGPARLGSMRVAAYAKLRHRELTQAADDTLADLGSADTKMRVAVLGDVASGYLVAGSVDQAVEVGRRALAATLETETTMGKLRLNALADQLPEQREARTFREEIRGALG is encoded by the coding sequence ATGATGGAGATTCAAGCGATCGGCGAACTGCTGCTCCGCTGTCGTAAGAACGCGGGCCGGAGCCGGCCAGAGCAGGCCAAGCACGTCGAGACCTTCTTCGGGAAGTGGTTCGATCCTGAGCGGATCAAGCGGTGGGAGACGGGGAAACGTATTCCTACCAGCACCGATTTTCAGCTGATCGTAGACGCGTACGGGATCAGCCTGGAGGAGGTGCAGGCAGCAGTGGCCTACAGCCGGCGGGCACGGCGACTCGATCAGATGCCCGACCTGGTAGAGGAACCAGAGGAGGACGAAGTGGAAAGGCGGACCTTTATCAGCGGCCTTGCGCTGGTCACGGGTCTCGCTGCCGAACCATGGGGCCGACTCGCTGCGGCCCTGGACGGTGGCCCTGTCGACAAGACGACCACGGCTCGGCTGGTGGAGAACACGGCGGAGATGTTCACCGCCGAGGAGCACATGCCGGCGCGGCTTCTCGCTGCCCGGCTCTCCACCCACCTCGACACCATCACCAGCCTGCTGCCCAATGCCGGAGCTCACCAGCGAGAGTTGATGATCGCCGCTGGAGAGGCCGCAGCCCTCGCCGGATGGGTGCACTGGGACCTCGGCGACCACCGGACCGCCATGAAGTACTACAACACCGCGGCACTGGCCGGTCGTCGCGCCGGCCATGGTGCCGTCAACGCCCTCGTCCTCGGATACACCTCGTACGGGGTCGGCCCCGACAAGGCCCGCCAGATGCTCACAGCCGCCCAGGAACAGGTCCGCGGCCCCGGATACGCCACCGCCCGCGCATGGCTGTGCGCCCGGGAAGCGGAGGAGGCCGCCGCAGTCGGCGACCAGGAGGCCGCCGTCCGGGCCCTCGACCGGGCCGCCACCGCTTTCGACTACGCCAACCCGGCCGGGGAGCAGGCGTGGGTCGCGTTCTTCGGCCCAGCCCGGCTCGGCTCGATGCGGGTCGCCGCCTACGCGAAGCTACGGCACCGGGAACTCACCCAAGCCGCCGACGACACCCTGGCCGACCTCGGTTCCGCCGACACCAAGATGCGCGTCGCCGTCCTCGGCGATGTCGCGTCCGGATACCTCGTCGCCGGCTCCGTCGACCAGGCCGTCGAGGTCGGCCGCCGCGCACTGGCCGCGACCCTGGAGACCGAGACCACGATGGGCAAGCTCCGGCTCAACGCCTTGGCCGACCAACTCCCCGAACAGCGCGAGGCCCGGACCTTCCGCGAAGAGATCCGGGGCGCGCTCGGGTGA
- a CDS encoding radical SAM protein — MFPPESGLTALRNFAALRGQLRVSFGPACNIGCWFCHNEGDVPPRTTREDRTQQPRRRALCAEHYLAVIGGLTKAGLRRVYFTGGEPLLSKLARPVLEGVGVFAAPDVSFSLITNGILVPRNLAWLRDTAIGKVKVSLHYLSDESFQEIAKTRLPVSAVLAGIDAARDAFERVELNTLLQRQSEHEILSILVYALERRLPIQFIELVDTDFNAAGQSAAVSADGLMAHLRTLTGQERVEVIGVGQGRRVFTVDGIEVEVIHRQLGRHHVGQCGACPVRPQCVEGFWALRLDHSGGLQPCLLREDLRLDVTPLLAADDPSATVAAATARHLASFTEGTL, encoded by the coding sequence ATGTTCCCGCCAGAGTCCGGTCTGACGGCGCTGAGGAACTTCGCCGCGCTGCGCGGCCAACTCCGGGTGTCGTTCGGCCCGGCGTGCAACATCGGCTGCTGGTTCTGCCACAACGAGGGCGACGTGCCTCCTCGCACCACCCGCGAGGACCGCACCCAGCAGCCGCGCCGGCGGGCGCTGTGCGCGGAGCACTACCTCGCCGTCATCGGCGGCCTGACCAAAGCGGGGCTGCGCCGCGTCTACTTCACCGGCGGCGAGCCACTGCTGTCGAAGCTGGCGCGCCCGGTCCTGGAGGGCGTCGGCGTCTTCGCCGCGCCGGACGTCAGCTTCTCCCTGATCACCAACGGGATCCTGGTGCCCCGGAACCTGGCGTGGCTGCGGGACACCGCCATCGGCAAGGTCAAAGTGTCGCTGCACTACCTGAGCGACGAGTCGTTCCAGGAGATCGCGAAGACCAGGCTGCCGGTCTCCGCCGTGCTGGCCGGCATCGACGCCGCCCGGGACGCCTTCGAGCGGGTGGAGCTGAACACGCTGCTCCAGCGGCAGAGCGAGCACGAGATCCTGTCGATCCTCGTGTACGCGCTGGAGCGCCGGCTGCCGATCCAGTTCATCGAGCTGGTCGACACCGACTTCAACGCGGCCGGGCAGAGTGCCGCGGTCTCCGCCGACGGCCTGATGGCCCACCTTCGGACTCTGACCGGCCAGGAGCGGGTCGAGGTCATCGGAGTCGGCCAGGGGCGGCGGGTCTTCACCGTCGACGGCATCGAAGTGGAGGTGATCCACCGACAGCTCGGGCGTCACCACGTCGGCCAGTGCGGCGCCTGCCCGGTGAGGCCGCAGTGCGTCGAGGGGTTCTGGGCCCTGCGCTTGGACCACTCCGGCGGCCTGCAACCGTGCCTGCTCCGGGAAGACCTGCGCCTCGACGTCACCCCGCTGCTGGCCGCCGACGACCCCTCCGCCACGGTCGCCGCCGCTACCGCCAGGCATCTGGCCTCGTTCACGGAGGGAACCCTGTGA
- a CDS encoding dTMP kinase — MTIDLPVCYRPPVTGRSGALVVLEGISGSGKSTLSGLLAQRLGAEVLHVIPNPLAGLIGYVNDHGGTLTQFAFHLAGLLDGADSARRALVSGSLVADRWTGSVVVNHAAVNQLDLEVAAAQFAPYLGYLPRADLTVYLETSEKEIRHRMETRPARPATDRFLVRRPQLLPRVQELYRRFAATDPTGIAISTDGRSPDELTEEIHALLEVRRAQPR; from the coding sequence GTGACCATCGACCTGCCCGTCTGCTACCGACCGCCGGTCACCGGGCGCTCGGGCGCCCTGGTCGTCCTGGAGGGCATCAGCGGCTCCGGGAAGTCCACCCTCTCCGGCCTGCTCGCGCAGCGGCTCGGCGCGGAGGTCCTGCACGTCATCCCGAATCCGCTCGCCGGGCTGATCGGCTACGTCAACGACCACGGCGGCACCCTCACCCAGTTCGCCTTCCACCTGGCGGGGCTGCTCGACGGGGCGGACTCCGCCCGCCGCGCGCTGGTGAGCGGCAGCCTGGTCGCCGACCGGTGGACCGGGTCGGTGGTGGTCAACCACGCGGCGGTGAACCAGCTCGACCTGGAGGTGGCCGCCGCCCAGTTCGCGCCCTACCTCGGATACCTGCCACGGGCAGACCTGACGGTGTACCTGGAGACCTCGGAGAAGGAGATCCGGCACCGGATGGAGACCCGGCCGGCCCGCCCGGCGACGGACCGGTTCCTGGTCCGGCGCCCGCAGCTGCTGCCGCGTGTGCAGGAACTGTACCGGCGGTTCGCCGCCACCGACCCGACCGGCATCGCGATCAGCACCGACGGGCGCAGCCCGGACGAGCTGACCGAGGAGATCCACGCCCTGCTGGAGGTACGCCGTGCTCAACCCCGTTGA
- the cutA gene encoding divalent-cation tolerance protein CutA produces MLLLLSPMMAVVLSQRSTALRLWEERRTLLGLSLVAELTTPGLAASCGFYAQGMTTNDHIMVTTTHDDEAKARELAAAVVRERLAACAQVYAISSVYWWEGEVQSGPEWRVDFKTRAELGDRLTAFIGEQHSYDTPEIIVVPIVSGSASYLEWINAETAG; encoded by the coding sequence ATGTTGCTGCTCCTGTCCCCGATGATGGCGGTGGTGCTGTCGCAGCGTTCCACGGCGCTACGCCTCTGGGAAGAACGCCGCACTCTCCTCGGGCTGTCCCTCGTGGCGGAGTTGACGACGCCTGGCCTGGCGGCCAGTTGCGGGTTCTACGCTCAAGGCATGACGACTAACGATCACATCATGGTGACGACGACCCATGACGATGAGGCGAAGGCGCGGGAACTCGCTGCGGCGGTCGTGCGCGAGCGCCTGGCCGCGTGTGCGCAGGTGTACGCGATCAGCTCGGTGTACTGGTGGGAAGGTGAGGTGCAGTCCGGGCCGGAGTGGCGGGTCGATTTCAAGACCCGCGCTGAACTCGGAGACAGGCTCACGGCGTTCATCGGCGAGCAGCACTCGTACGACACCCCGGAAATCATCGTTGTACCGATCGTGTCGGGCAGCGCGTCCTACCTGGAGTGGATCAACGCCGAGACGGCGGGCTGA
- a CDS encoding NUDIX hydrolase — translation MSKKHRARAVLLTPGDTLLLIGRVRPGLDPYSVVVGGGVEEGDADPEAAAVREVYEEIHGRAKIVRHLYALEDEKERQDFYLATVAEWSFDDKSGPEFTQEGRGEYTLLELPLTVAAIDAANLMPPEFAAVLRGLVERDELVPVAQGAE, via the coding sequence ATGTCCAAGAAGCACCGCGCCCGGGCCGTCCTCCTCACCCCCGGCGACACCCTGCTCCTGATCGGCCGGGTGCGCCCGGGCCTCGACCCGTACTCCGTCGTCGTCGGCGGGGGCGTCGAGGAGGGCGACGCGGACCCGGAGGCCGCGGCCGTCCGCGAGGTCTACGAGGAGATCCACGGCCGCGCGAAGATCGTCCGGCACCTCTACGCCCTGGAGGACGAGAAGGAGCGCCAGGACTTCTACCTCGCCACCGTCGCGGAGTGGTCGTTCGACGACAAGAGCGGCCCGGAGTTCACCCAGGAGGGCCGGGGCGAGTACACCCTCCTGGAGCTGCCGCTCACCGTCGCCGCGATCGACGCGGCGAACCTCATGCCCCCGGAGTTCGCCGCCGTCCTCCGCGGCCTGGTCGAGCGCGACGAGCTGGTGCCCGTCGCCCAGGGGGCGGAGTAG
- a CDS encoding GNAT family N-acetyltransferase has protein sequence MATRLKVTYYTAEDLPEIEPVLLDLYDRIYAEEKAGDPFFSMEAFTGRLHRQAAAPRWGCALGEVDGRPVGYAYGFARTADYRWGGLIETEPGADLAETDSRTFAFCEIMVLPESRGTGIAHTLHEELLSHRPEERVHLLVEEDHPRVRALYERWGYTKMGIIQHPGSPRYVSMLRPVAL, from the coding sequence ATGGCCACCCGGCTCAAGGTCACCTACTACACCGCTGAGGATCTGCCCGAGATCGAGCCGGTGCTGCTCGACCTCTACGACCGGATCTACGCCGAGGAGAAGGCGGGTGACCCGTTCTTCTCGATGGAGGCGTTCACCGGCCGTCTCCACCGCCAGGCCGCCGCTCCCCGCTGGGGCTGTGCGCTCGGGGAGGTCGACGGCCGGCCGGTCGGCTACGCCTACGGGTTCGCCCGCACCGCCGACTACCGGTGGGGCGGCTTGATCGAGACGGAGCCCGGCGCCGACCTCGCGGAGACGGACAGCCGCACGTTCGCGTTCTGCGAGATCATGGTGCTCCCGGAGTCCAGGGGGACCGGCATCGCCCACACCCTGCACGAGGAGCTGCTGTCGCACCGTCCCGAGGAGCGGGTGCACCTCCTGGTCGAGGAGGACCACCCGCGGGTGCGGGCCCTCTACGAGCGGTGGGGCTACACGAAGATGGGGATCATCCAGCACCCCGGGTCGCCCCGCTACGTCTCCATGCTCCGGCCCGTCGCCCTCTGA